The genomic window CAATCCTTGTTCTTAAACGGTCTTTTCCGGTGAAACTGGTGTCAAAGTTGAGTCGAGTCCGAAAACCAAGGGTCGCATTATCATCAATCCGTCGGGTAGCTCCAGGAAGGTCTGCTCCAAAGTTTTCAATCGCATCTGTTTGACGAGAATCTAAGGCTCTTTCCCCTGAAGCTGAGGAAACGGTAAACAGGACTTCCCCGCTCAATTTGGTGGTGGTCGAAAATTGGTGATCTTCTAAGAATGCGACCCGTTCCTCTAAGTTTTCGACTCGCGCCCCTAAAGCAATCAATTCTTGTTCAAATTCTTGGGCTAACCGCTTCAATTTTTCGATGTCTTCCCGTAAAACGGCTACATTTTCTTGGATTAACCGTTCCATGGTGTTTAAACAAGCATTCAAACCGGCTGCAAATTCCCAACGAGAGGTGGCGCGGTTGCCTCGGAAGGTTCGGTCAGGATAACCCACAATACAACCGTAACGCTCGACCAGGCTTCTTAAAGCTTCGTAAGCCCAGTCCGTCGGAGAAACGTCTCTTAACTCAGAAATACTGGTCACCTGGGACATTCCACTATCGGCGGTTCCATCCCGAAACTGTTTACTGGTATCTCGGTTTAAGGGAGTTTGGAGGGTAGGACGATTTTGTAAGATCCCTAACGCTTCTTCGGGAGAAACAAGATCCCCTTGAGTTGCGTTAATCTGGTTTTCATCGGGAACAGCGATCGCACTCTGGGCAACGATCACAGATAAGGCTGCTACACCTGAAGTCATTTTCAAACATTGGGAAAATAATTTCCACATTTTCACTTTCCTCACACCTAAGTAGTCAGCCTGATTGCTTTGTGATCACAATCTAGCCTAAAAACACTATTTCAATTAATTTGGTTAAGAGAATATGAGCAAATCATCATCTCTTAATTAAAATTTTACATTAAAAATAAAATAATTAGTTCTCACCGAAGCTTGTGCCTTGTGCTTTTTGCCTTTCCATTCCTATCGCCTTCAACCCCGATGACCAGTAACAATATAAGAAACACGTTGAGCAATATTGGTGGCGTGATCGGCCATTCTTTCTAAATGACGAATAATCAGAGCAAGCAGTAAAAACGGTTCAATAAACCCTAGTATGTCTCGCTGATACGCTAAGCGATGATAAAGATGATCATAGGCATCATCCACGGTATCATCTAACTTTTTAACCCGTTTTCCGGCTCCTGCATCTAAGTCAGCTAAGGCTACTAAACTGGTCGCTAACATCATTTGGGCATGGTTAGACATAAGAGCAATCTCTGTCATACAATCATGGGATTCATAGGGGAATAATTTAACCGCTATTTCTCCTAAATCTTTGGCATAGTCTCCAATCCTTTCTAAATCTCTCACTAACTGCATAAAGGCACTTAAGAGGCGTAAATCTTGAGCCACCGGAGATTGTAGAGTCATTAATGTGGCGCAGTCCAGTTCAATTTTGCGATAGTAACGATCAATTTGTTTATCTAAAATAGGAATTTTGTGAGCAGCATCAATATCTCGTTC from Crocosphaera subtropica ATCC 51142 includes these protein-coding regions:
- the phoU gene encoding phosphate signaling complex protein PhoU, whose amino-acid sequence is MNISSPDNYPESTYFQRCLKRLEQEVLRMGTLVEESFRLSHQALFERDIDAAHKIPILDKQIDRYYRKIELDCATLMTLQSPVAQDLRLLSAFMQLVRDLERIGDYAKDLGEIAVKLFPYESHDCMTEIALMSNHAQMMLATSLVALADLDAGAGKRVKKLDDTVDDAYDHLYHRLAYQRDILGFIEPFLLLALIIRHLERMADHATNIAQRVSYIVTGHRG